The following is a genomic window from Synechococcales cyanobacterium CNB.
TTCGACGGCTCATGGGGCTACCAGACCACCGGCTACTTCGCCCCCACCAGCCGCTTCGGAACGCCACAGGACTTCATGTTTCTCGTCGACACCCTCCACCGCGCCGGCGTCGGCGTCATCCTCGACTGGGTGCCCTCCCACTTCCCCCTCGACGCACACGCCCTCGCACGCTTCGACGGCACGCACCTCTTCGAGCACCAGGATCCGCGGCTCGGTTTCCACCCCGATTGGACGACCGCCATCTTCAACTACGGTCGCCACGAGGTCCGCTCCTTCCTCCTCTCCTCAGCCTCCTGCTGGCTCGACCGCTTCCACGCGGACGCGCTGCGCGTCGACGCCGTCGCCTCGATGCTCTACCTCGACTACTCGCGCAAGGAGGGCGAGTGGCTCCCCAACCGTTTCGGCGGACGCGAGAACCTCGAAGCCGCCGACTTCCTCCGCGCCCTCAACGTCGCCGTCTACCGCGATCATCCCGGCGTCGAGACGATCGCCGAGGAATCCACCGCGTGGCCCGGAGTCTCACGCCCCGCCCACACCGGCGGCCTCGGATTCGGCTTCAAGTGGGACATGGGCTGGATGAACGACACCCTCCGCTACTTCTCACGCGACCCCGTCCACCGCCGATTCCACCACGGCGACCTCACCTTCCGCCCCATCTACGCCTTCAGCGAGAACTACGTCCTCCCCCTCTCGCACGACGAGGTCGTCCACGGCAAAGGCTCGCTCCTCGCACGCATGCCCGGCGACGACTGGCAGAAGTTCGCCAACCTCCGGCTCCTCTACGCCCTCCAGTGGCTCTCACCCGGCAAGAAACTCCTCTTCATGGGCGGCGAGTTCGCACAGTGGGACGAATGGAACCACGAAACCAGCCTCGACTGGCGACTTACACACTTCGAACGCCACCGCGGCGTCATGGAACTCGTCCGCACCCTCAACCGCATCTACCGCGAGGAACCCGCCCTCCACCAGCACGACTGCGAGCCGGTCGGCTTCGAATGGATCGACTTCCACGACGCCGACCAGAGCGTTATCTCGTTCCTCCGCCGCGGCGACGCGGGCGCCCCCCCCATCCTCTG
Proteins encoded in this region:
- the glgB gene encoding 1,4-alpha-glucan branching protein GlgB, which codes for MTPADGFPLRRCVTLHFPPIHSPAVSRHSLLTDLDLHLFNEGTHARLYEKLGAHHLRDGAAFAVWAPDAERVAVVGDFNRWNPDANPLHPRGSSGIWEAFVPGAQPGHYYKFRIRPRHALHELEKSDPFAAHAERPPGFASRVWQPGYDWGDADWMSTRHERRWLRRPVSIYEVHLGSWRRVPEEGNRPLNYREIAPALAEYVAWLGFTHVELLPVMEHPFDGSWGYQTTGYFAPTSRFGTPQDFMFLVDTLHRAGVGVILDWVPSHFPLDAHALARFDGTHLFEHQDPRLGFHPDWTTAIFNYGRHEVRSFLLSSASCWLDRFHADALRVDAVASMLYLDYSRKEGEWLPNRFGGRENLEAADFLRALNVAVYRDHPGVETIAEESTAWPGVSRPAHTGGLGFGFKWDMGWMNDTLRYFSRDPVHRRFHHGDLTFRPIYAFSENYVLPLSHDEVVHGKGSLLARMPGDDWQKFANLRLLYALQWLSPGKKLLFMGGEFAQWDEWNHETSLDWRLTHFERHRGVMELVRTLNRIYREEPALHQHDCEPVGFEWIDFHDADQSVISFLRRGDAGAPPILCVFNCTPVPRHDYRLGIPEPGRWVSILDTDAPVFFGSGHPTPHAANAEPHPMHGRAHSITVTLPPLAALAFKPHRA